Proteins from one Bacteroides mediterraneensis genomic window:
- a CDS encoding alpha-L-arabinofuranosidase C-terminal domain-containing protein: protein MKHLTHLAALCVCLTSLPVSAHVQEVMNEPDSVYLFSYATVKDAGRSGLKLAWSPDADRWFSIGNGYGYVKCDYGTWGAEKRMLNPHLTRDAKGVWHCVWQLNESGKEWGQATSPDLMKWNPQTYYLQTPGEGTGIRGSETRKKAVVDGVVEQGYMQKVAWEEVDRLLKFVDYRAYRDQLHNERTEQDGQRFAGLAPVSLQLKVRAEEAKPISDKLMGIFFEDINYGADGGLYAELVQNRDFEYSSKDGAPQGFDSGYAWSIWENGQSSAVQVGTEHPLHANNPHYVVWQAKPGMSLRNTGFDGITLKKGEKYDFSLFASIPEGSKGGKIVVRLLDAQGKEVAQSSVKVKAGDWKKQTAVLTAQADVEAAVLSLEPELTGELHLDMISLFPQKTFKGRKNGLRADLAQTLADLHPRFMRFPGGCVAHGNGIDNIYRWKNSVGPLEARKPMRNLWGYHQTLGLGYFEYFQFCEDIGAEPLPVLAAGVPCQNSACIPGKPLSGGQQGGIPMEEMDAYVQDILDLIEYANGDPKTNKWARMRAEAGHPKPFNLKYIGIGNEDLITPIFEERFEMIFKAIQENYPEITVIGTVGPFYEGSDYEAGWKFATRLQVPMVDEHYYNTPGWFINNQDYYDRYDRSKPKVYLGEYAAHLPGRPNNIETALAEALYLTSVERNGDVVSMTSYAPLLAKEGHTQWNPDLIYFNNKEVKPTVGYYVQQLYGQNAGDMYLPADRRIDNSRQDVQRRIGTSVVRDSKTGDVIVKLVNLLPVPVKTQLNGLTLQEGQATLHVLSGSPTDRQARPVKKEIPVADLSQYEMPAYSLSVIRIHSEKERN, encoded by the coding sequence ATGAAACACCTGACACACTTGGCAGCTTTGTGCGTCTGCCTTACCAGTCTTCCTGTATCGGCACACGTGCAGGAAGTGATGAACGAACCGGATTCGGTCTACTTGTTCTCGTATGCCACTGTAAAGGATGCGGGACGCAGCGGGTTGAAACTGGCGTGGAGTCCGGATGCCGACCGTTGGTTCAGTATCGGCAACGGGTATGGCTATGTGAAATGCGATTACGGGACCTGGGGGGCCGAGAAGCGCATGCTGAATCCTCATCTGACGCGGGATGCAAAAGGCGTATGGCATTGTGTCTGGCAGTTGAACGAAAGCGGAAAGGAGTGGGGACAGGCCACTTCGCCAGACTTGATGAAATGGAATCCGCAGACGTATTACCTGCAGACGCCGGGAGAAGGAACTGGAATCCGGGGTAGTGAAACCCGCAAGAAAGCGGTTGTGGACGGTGTAGTAGAACAAGGATATATGCAGAAAGTGGCCTGGGAGGAAGTGGACCGACTGTTGAAGTTTGTCGACTACCGGGCCTATAGAGACCAATTGCACAATGAACGGACGGAACAGGATGGCCAACGCTTTGCAGGGTTGGCTCCTGTATCCTTGCAGCTGAAGGTCCGTGCGGAAGAAGCCAAGCCTATCAGTGACAAACTGATGGGGATTTTCTTTGAAGACATCAACTACGGAGCCGATGGCGGGCTCTATGCCGAACTGGTTCAGAACCGTGATTTTGAATATTCTTCGAAAGATGGGGCCCCTCAAGGATTTGACAGTGGTTATGCCTGGAGTATATGGGAGAACGGGCAGTCGTCGGCTGTACAGGTGGGCACGGAGCATCCCTTGCATGCCAATAATCCGCATTATGTGGTGTGGCAGGCCAAACCGGGAATGTCTCTCCGCAATACCGGCTTCGACGGGATTACGCTGAAAAAAGGTGAGAAATATGATTTCTCTCTCTTTGCCTCTATACCGGAGGGCAGCAAGGGTGGAAAGATAGTGGTGCGTTTGCTGGATGCCCAAGGCAAGGAAGTGGCACAGTCTTCCGTAAAGGTGAAGGCGGGCGACTGGAAGAAGCAGACTGCGGTGCTGACGGCACAGGCCGATGTGGAGGCAGCGGTCCTTTCACTGGAGCCGGAACTGACGGGAGAACTGCATTTGGACATGATTTCACTCTTCCCGCAAAAGACCTTCAAAGGACGCAAGAACGGGTTGAGAGCCGATTTGGCCCAGACTTTGGCCGACTTGCATCCTCGTTTTATGCGTTTCCCGGGCGGTTGTGTGGCCCATGGAAACGGAATTGACAATATTTACCGTTGGAAAAATTCCGTCGGTCCGCTGGAAGCCCGCAAGCCGATGCGGAACCTGTGGGGTTATCATCAGACGCTGGGGCTGGGATATTTCGAATATTTCCAGTTCTGCGAAGATATAGGGGCAGAACCGTTGCCAGTCCTGGCCGCTGGAGTGCCATGCCAGAATTCAGCCTGTATCCCGGGCAAGCCTTTGAGCGGCGGACAGCAGGGAGGTATCCCCATGGAGGAAATGGATGCCTACGTGCAGGACATCCTGGACTTGATTGAATATGCCAACGGCGACCCGAAGACCAACAAATGGGCCAGGATGCGGGCCGAAGCCGGACATCCGAAACCGTTCAACCTGAAATACATCGGCATCGGCAACGAAGATTTGATTACTCCGATTTTTGAAGAACGCTTTGAGATGATTTTCAAGGCCATCCAAGAAAACTATCCGGAAATCACTGTCATCGGTACGGTAGGTCCTTTCTATGAAGGTTCAGACTACGAAGCGGGATGGAAATTTGCTACCCGCCTGCAGGTGCCGATGGTAGACGAACACTATTATAATACACCGGGTTGGTTTATCAATAATCAGGACTATTACGACCGTTACGACCGTTCCAAACCCAAAGTATACCTGGGAGAGTATGCTGCTCACTTGCCCGGTCGTCCGAACAACATTGAAACGGCCTTGGCTGAGGCCTTGTACCTGACGTCCGTCGAACGGAACGGCGATGTGGTATCCATGACTTCGTATGCGCCGTTGCTGGCCAAGGAAGGACATACCCAGTGGAATCCCGACTTGATTTATTTCAACAACAAGGAAGTGAAACCGACCGTGGGTTATTACGTCCAGCAGCTTTACGGGCAGAATGCCGGTGACATGTATTTGCCGGCCGACCGGCGGATAGACAACTCCCGTCAGGATGTACAGCGCCGGATCGGTACGTCGGTGGTACGCGACAGCAAGACGGGCGATGTGATTGTGAAGCTGGTCAACCTGCTGCCGGTTCCAGTCAAGACTCAGTTGAATGGGTTGACATTGCAGGAAGGACAGGCTACCCTGCACGTACTTTCCGGAAGTCCGACCGACCGGCAGGCCCGTCCTGTGAAGAAGGAGATCCCGGTGGCGGATTTGTCTCAATATGAGATGCCTGCCTATTCTTTGAGCGTAATCCGCATTCATTCGGAAAAAGAAAGGAACTGA
- the purB gene encoding adenylosuccinate lyase, with the protein MELDLLTAVSPIDGRYRSKAGALAAYFSEYALMKYRVRVEIEYFITLCELPLPQLSSFDAARFESLRDIYRNFSEADAARIKEIESVTNHDVKAVEYFIKEQFDKLGGLEPYKEFIHFGLTSQDINNTSVPLSIKDALEEVYYPQIQKLIDQLTTYAEEWKDIPMLAKTHGQPASPTRLGKEIMVFVYRLNRQLAVLKACPLTAKFGGATGNYNAHHVAYPEYDWKAFGNKFVSEKLGLEREEYTTQISNYDGLGAIFDAMKRINTIMIDMNRDFWQYISMEYFKQKIKAGEVGSSAMPHKVNPIDFENAEGNLGMANAIFAHLSSKLPISRLQRDLTDSTVLRNIGVPFGHTIIAIQSSLKGLGKLLLNEHKIYEDLDNCWSVVAEAIQTILRREAYPHPYEALKALTRTNQAITEASIKDFIETLNVSEDIKKELRAITPHNYTGV; encoded by the coding sequence ATGGAGCTTGATTTACTCACAGCTGTATCGCCGATTGACGGGCGGTACAGAAGCAAAGCGGGAGCTTTGGCTGCTTATTTTTCTGAATATGCACTCATGAAATATCGTGTGCGGGTGGAAATTGAATATTTCATTACCTTGTGTGAGCTGCCGTTGCCGCAGTTGAGTTCATTCGACGCGGCTCGTTTTGAGTCTCTCCGTGATATTTACCGCAACTTTTCGGAAGCTGATGCGGCACGTATCAAGGAAATCGAAAGTGTGACCAACCACGATGTGAAGGCTGTAGAGTATTTCATCAAGGAGCAGTTTGATAAACTGGGCGGACTGGAACCTTACAAGGAATTCATCCATTTCGGACTGACTTCCCAGGATATCAACAATACTTCTGTCCCCTTGTCGATTAAAGATGCGCTGGAAGAAGTTTATTATCCGCAGATTCAGAAGCTGATTGACCAGCTGACAACGTATGCGGAAGAATGGAAGGACATTCCGATGCTGGCAAAAACACACGGACAGCCGGCTTCCCCGACTCGTCTGGGAAAAGAAATCATGGTCTTTGTGTATCGTCTGAACCGTCAGCTGGCCGTATTGAAAGCTTGTCCGCTGACCGCGAAGTTCGGTGGGGCTACCGGCAACTACAACGCCCATCACGTGGCTTATCCGGAGTATGACTGGAAGGCATTCGGCAACAAGTTTGTATCGGAAAAACTGGGGCTGGAACGGGAAGAATATACCACACAGATTTCTAACTATGACGGACTGGGAGCTATCTTTGATGCCATGAAGCGGATCAATACCATCATGATTGACATGAACCGCGACTTCTGGCAATATATCTCCATGGAGTACTTCAAGCAGAAAATCAAAGCGGGCGAAGTGGGCTCCAGTGCCATGCCGCATAAGGTGAACCCGATTGACTTTGAAAATGCGGAAGGTAATCTGGGAATGGCCAACGCCATTTTTGCACATCTGTCTTCCAAGCTGCCGATATCTCGTCTGCAGCGTGACTTGACCGACTCTACGGTATTGCGTAACATCGGTGTACCGTTCGGACATACTATCATTGCCATCCAGAGTTCCTTGAAGGGCCTCGGCAAATTGCTGCTGAACGAGCATAAGATTTATGAAGACCTGGATAACTGCTGGAGCGTAGTGGCTGAAGCTATTCAGACGATTCTGCGTCGCGAAGCTTATCCGCATCCGTATGAAGCCCTGAAGGCTTTGACTCGTACGAACCAGGCTATTACGGAAGCATCCATCAAGGACTTTATCGAGACACTGAACGTGAGTGAAGACATCAAAAAAGAATTGCGTGCGATTACTCCGCACAACTATACTGGAGTATAA
- a CDS encoding pseudouridine synthase produces MAEKEFRQEGENSQSGRDGYKSYNREGYNKYGRGEKSNSYGRRPYNNNREGGEGYRSSYNPRFNNNNGEDRPQRGGYGNRPQRPYGNRPYNNEGGEQRSSYNPRFNNNNGGRPQRSYGNRPYNNNNEGGEQRPYRPRFNNGGQQGGEQRSYRPRFNNGGQQGGYGRPQGGYRPRTADYNPNAKYSMKKQIEYKDVLTDPDEPIRLNKFLANAGICSRREADEFITAGVVSVNGEIVTELGTKVKRSDEVKFHDQPVNIERKVYVLLNKPKDCVTTSDDPQERKTVMDFVKGACKERIYPVGRLDRNTTGVLLLTNDGDLASKLTHPKFLKKKIYHVYCDKNVTKADLDQIVQGITLDDGEIHADAISYASDTDKSQVGIEIHSGKNRIVRRIFESLGYRVVKLDRVYFAGLTKKGLRRGDWRYLTEQEVAMLRMGSFE; encoded by the coding sequence ATGGCAGAAAAAGAATTCAGACAGGAAGGCGAAAACAGCCAGTCTGGCCGCGATGGTTACAAGTCTTATAACAGAGAAGGGTATAATAAGTACGGTAGAGGCGAGAAAAGCAACAGCTACGGTCGCCGTCCGTATAACAACAATAGAGAGGGGGGAGAGGGTTATCGCTCTTCCTATAATCCTCGTTTCAATAACAACAACGGGGAGGACCGTCCGCAGAGAGGTGGCTACGGCAATCGTCCGCAGCGTCCTTATGGCAACCGTCCGTATAACAATGAAGGAGGCGAACAGCGCTCTTCTTACAACCCGCGTTTCAATAACAACAATGGAGGACGTCCCCAGCGTTCTTACGGCAACCGTCCGTATAATAACAACAATGAGGGGGGTGAGCAGCGCCCGTATCGTCCGCGCTTCAACAATGGCGGACAGCAGGGTGGTGAACAGCGTTCCTATCGTCCGCGTTTCAATAACGGTGGACAGCAAGGTGGTTATGGACGTCCGCAAGGAGGGTACCGTCCGCGTACGGCCGACTACAATCCGAATGCGAAATACAGCATGAAGAAGCAGATTGAGTACAAGGATGTGCTGACCGACCCGGATGAACCGATTCGTTTGAACAAGTTCCTGGCCAATGCGGGAATCTGCTCTCGCCGTGAAGCGGATGAATTCATCACTGCCGGAGTGGTTTCAGTGAACGGTGAAATCGTGACGGAACTGGGTACGAAGGTGAAACGTTCGGATGAAGTGAAATTCCACGACCAGCCGGTGAACATTGAACGCAAGGTCTATGTGTTGCTCAACAAACCGAAAGATTGTGTGACGACTTCCGACGATCCTCAGGAACGCAAGACGGTGATGGATTTCGTGAAAGGTGCCTGCAAGGAACGCATTTATCCGGTGGGACGTCTGGACCGCAATACTACAGGTGTACTTCTGTTGACGAATGATGGGGATTTGGCTTCCAAACTGACGCATCCGAAGTTCCTGAAGAAGAAAATCTACCATGTATATTGCGACAAGAACGTGACTAAGGCGGATTTGGATCAGATTGTACAGGGTATCACACTCGACGACGGTGAAATCCATGCCGATGCCATCAGTTATGCATCGGACACGGACAAGTCGCAGGTAGGCATTGAAATCCACTCCGGAAAGAACCGTATCGTGCGTCGTATTTTCGAATCGCTGGGATACCGGGTAGTGAAACTGGACCGTGTGTATTTCGCCGGACTGACCAAGAAAGGACTTCGCCGGGGTGACTGGCGCTACTTGACGGAACAGGAAGTGGCCATGTTGCGCATGGGGTCTTTTGAATAA
- a CDS encoding NAD(P)-dependent oxidoreductase: protein MNDSKPTFKEINESYTLKEAIAEAKRCLNCKHPSCKKGCPIENDIPEFIHELSKGNMGNAMAIINEKSNLPAICGRVCPHEKQCQGHCVLYPKGKGIEIGKLERFIADFDTEMNLIREKLPQKTRGKVAVIGSGPAGLTVAGDLARQGFNVTIFESQAEAGGVLMYGIPEYRLPKQVVRQEIQKIEALGVTFILNCVVGKQLNIDDIFAQGYDAIFIGSGTALPKSLDIPGAGLRGVIQATYLLHMANIYNEGTVGRDKVPVIEGEHVAVMGCGNVAMDAARTAVRMGAASVTIVYRRTEADMPAIQAEYQAALQEGVKFLWQTSTTEFMGDAEGKVVGLRANTPEGVKEYAFDRICLAVGSRPASRIVSTTEGIDTDDNGYVLVKERPFGMTSRKGVFAGGDVVHRPQTVVMAMKAAKSVAVGIAQYVDAIKLLSE from the coding sequence ATGAACGATTCAAAACCGACATTTAAGGAAATAAACGAAAGTTATACATTAAAAGAGGCCATTGCGGAAGCCAAGCGTTGCCTGAATTGCAAGCATCCTTCCTGCAAGAAGGGATGCCCGATTGAGAATGACATTCCGGAATTCATCCATGAACTGTCGAAGGGAAACATGGGAAACGCCATGGCGATTATCAATGAAAAAAGCAATCTGCCCGCTATCTGCGGCCGTGTCTGTCCGCATGAAAAACAGTGTCAGGGACATTGTGTGCTCTATCCGAAAGGGAAAGGTATTGAAATCGGAAAGCTGGAACGCTTCATCGCTGATTTTGATACGGAGATGAATTTGATTCGTGAGAAACTGCCGCAGAAAACCCGTGGAAAGGTGGCCGTCATCGGTTCGGGCCCTGCCGGACTGACTGTGGCGGGCGACTTGGCCCGCCAGGGTTTCAATGTAACCATTTTTGAAAGTCAGGCGGAAGCCGGCGGAGTCTTGATGTACGGTATTCCGGAATACCGCTTGCCCAAACAGGTGGTACGTCAGGAAATCCAGAAGATTGAAGCGCTGGGAGTTACTTTTATACTGAATTGTGTGGTGGGGAAACAATTGAACATCGATGACATTTTTGCACAAGGCTATGATGCCATTTTTATCGGTTCGGGTACGGCGTTGCCGAAGTCACTGGATATTCCGGGGGCCGGACTGCGTGGTGTCATTCAAGCCACGTACCTGTTGCACATGGCTAATATCTACAACGAAGGTACAGTGGGACGTGACAAGGTGCCGGTCATTGAAGGTGAGCATGTGGCCGTGATGGGATGCGGCAACGTAGCCATGGATGCAGCCCGTACGGCTGTACGTATGGGAGCTGCTAGTGTGACCATTGTGTACCGTCGCACGGAAGCCGACATGCCGGCCATCCAGGCAGAGTATCAGGCGGCCTTGCAGGAGGGAGTGAAATTCCTGTGGCAGACCTCTACTACAGAATTTATGGGCGATGCGGAAGGAAAGGTTGTCGGCTTGCGGGCCAACACCCCGGAGGGTGTCAAGGAATATGCCTTTGACCGCATCTGCCTGGCGGTAGGTTCTCGTCCGGCCAGCCGGATTGTATCTACGACCGAAGGCATTGACACCGACGATAACGGCTATGTACTGGTGAAGGAACGTCCGTTTGGCATGACCAGTCGCAAGGGAGTCTTTGCTGGAGGTGATGTGGTCCATCGGCCGCAGACTGTGGTGATGGCCATGAAGGCGGCCAAGAGTGTGGCGGTGGGCATCGCGCAGTATGTGGATGCCATAAAATTATTGAGTGAATGA
- a CDS encoding beta-galactosidase, giving the protein MLSASAAAPAGEETTVKETFEVGKGTFLLNGKPFVVKAAEVHYPRIPEPYWEQRILSCKALGMNTLCLYVFWNLHEQHPGEFDFSGNKDIAKFCRLAQKHGMYVIVRPGPYVCAEWEMGGLPWWLLKKKDVQLRTLDPYYMERVGIFMNEVGKQLADLQLSHGGNIIMVQVENEYGSYGINKPYVSAIRDIVKKAGFTDVPLFQCDWSSNFTNNALDDLLWTVNFGTGANIDEQFKKLKSLRPETPMMCSEFWSGWFDHWGRKHETRDAATMVSGIKDMLDRNISFSLYMTHGGTTFGWWGGANNPAYSAMCSSYDYDAPISEAGWTTPKYFQLRDLLKQYLPEGETLPEPPAQYPVISVPAITDWKVAPLFNNLPQPKQSEDIQPMEMFDQGWGTILYRTTLKEDVKGTLHIDEVHDWAQVFANGKLLGRLDRRHGEFTLPLKETLKKGTQLDILVEAMGRVNFDKSIHDRKGISKKVEVVNGDQAQELKGWTVYNLPPFYEFVSQKNYQAGKPVEGPAYYKATFHLDKTGDTFLDMQTWGKGMVWVNGHAMGRFWEIGPQQTLYMPGCWLKEGENEIIVLDLKGPAEAKVVGVEKPILDMLREKAPETHRKDGQNLNLKAEKPVMTGTFKAGNGWQEVRFAQPVAGRYFCLEGVSNYDGTNIAAVAEMDVLGADGKPVSRESWKIVYADSEETRSGNRTADKVFDLQESTFWQTVDNTAYPHQIVIDLGKEYQVTGFRMLPRAEAGAPGLIKDYKVYVKKADFTY; this is encoded by the coding sequence ATGCTTTCTGCTTCGGCGGCTGCGCCGGCAGGAGAAGAAACTACCGTAAAGGAAACTTTTGAGGTGGGGAAGGGAACATTTCTGTTGAACGGGAAGCCTTTTGTGGTAAAGGCTGCCGAGGTGCATTATCCGCGTATTCCGGAACCTTACTGGGAACAGCGTATCCTTTCGTGCAAGGCATTGGGCATGAATACGCTTTGTCTATATGTCTTTTGGAACTTGCATGAACAGCATCCGGGAGAGTTTGATTTTTCAGGAAATAAGGACATTGCCAAGTTCTGCCGTCTGGCACAAAAACACGGAATGTATGTCATTGTACGTCCGGGACCGTACGTTTGTGCAGAATGGGAAATGGGCGGACTGCCTTGGTGGTTGCTGAAGAAAAAAGATGTGCAGCTGCGTACACTCGACCCTTACTACATGGAACGGGTAGGTATCTTTATGAACGAGGTAGGCAAACAGCTGGCCGACTTGCAGCTTTCCCATGGGGGAAACATCATCATGGTACAGGTGGAAAATGAATACGGTTCGTATGGCATCAACAAGCCTTACGTATCGGCCATCCGCGACATCGTGAAGAAGGCGGGCTTCACCGACGTGCCACTCTTCCAGTGTGACTGGAGTTCCAACTTCACCAACAATGCGCTGGATGATTTGTTATGGACGGTCAACTTCGGTACGGGTGCCAATATTGACGAGCAGTTCAAGAAGCTGAAATCGTTGCGTCCGGAAACACCGATGATGTGCAGCGAGTTCTGGAGCGGCTGGTTTGACCACTGGGGACGGAAGCATGAGACCCGTGATGCGGCTACCATGGTGAGCGGTATCAAGGACATGCTGGACCGGAACATTTCGTTCAGCTTGTATATGACCCACGGAGGTACGACCTTCGGCTGGTGGGGCGGTGCCAACAATCCGGCTTATTCGGCCATGTGCAGTTCATACGATTATGATGCGCCTATCAGTGAGGCCGGATGGACTACTCCGAAATATTTCCAGTTGCGCGACTTGTTGAAGCAATATCTTCCGGAAGGAGAAACCCTGCCTGAACCTCCGGCACAGTATCCGGTGATTTCCGTGCCGGCCATTACAGACTGGAAGGTGGCTCCGTTGTTCAACAATCTGCCGCAGCCTAAGCAGTCGGAAGATATCCAGCCGATGGAAATGTTCGACCAGGGCTGGGGAACGATTCTGTATCGCACGACTTTGAAAGAAGATGTGAAAGGTACCCTGCACATCGACGAAGTACACGACTGGGCACAGGTGTTTGCCAACGGTAAACTGTTGGGACGTCTGGACCGTCGTCACGGTGAATTTACCTTGCCGTTAAAGGAAACCTTGAAGAAAGGTACCCAGCTGGACATTCTGGTAGAAGCCATGGGACGTGTGAATTTTGACAAATCTATCCACGACCGGAAAGGAATCTCAAAGAAGGTAGAGGTGGTCAATGGCGACCAGGCACAGGAACTGAAGGGCTGGACCGTGTATAACTTACCTCCGTTCTATGAATTTGTGAGTCAGAAAAACTATCAGGCAGGTAAACCGGTGGAGGGTCCTGCCTATTATAAAGCCACTTTCCATCTGGACAAGACCGGTGATACTTTCCTGGACATGCAGACCTGGGGGAAAGGAATGGTCTGGGTAAACGGACATGCCATGGGACGTTTCTGGGAAATCGGTCCACAGCAGACCCTGTACATGCCGGGGTGTTGGCTGAAGGAAGGCGAGAATGAAATCATTGTGCTCGATTTGAAGGGCCCGGCCGAAGCCAAAGTGGTCGGCGTGGAAAAACCGATATTGGACATGTTGCGTGAAAAGGCTCCGGAAACCCATCGTAAAGACGGTCAGAACCTGAACCTGAAAGCTGAGAAGCCGGTGATGACAGGTACGTTCAAGGCAGGCAACGGCTGGCAGGAAGTACGCTTTGCACAGCCGGTAGCCGGACGTTACTTCTGTCTGGAAGGTGTTTCCAACTACGACGGTACCAACATTGCCGCTGTGGCAGAGATGGATGTGTTGGGTGCAGACGGAAAACCGGTTTCCCGCGAAAGCTGGAAGATTGTCTATGCCGACAGTGAAGAAACCCGCAGTGGTAACCGTACAGCCGACAAGGTGTTCGATTTACAGGAAAGTACCTTCTGGCAGACGGTGGACAATACCGCTTATCCGCATCAGATTGTCATAGATTTAGGAAAAGAATATCAGGTGACAGGTTTCCGTATGCTGCCTCGCGCGGAGGCCGGTGCGCCAGGTTTGATAAAGGATTACAAAGTATATGTAAAGAAAGCAGATTTTACATATTGA
- a CDS encoding family 43 glycosylhydrolase: protein MRNRILSLLFLLPFISESLSAALVDEKDYVAYLFTYFTGNHISEEAVCYGVSMDGYTYYALNHNKPVIDSKIISSTGGVRDPHILRGEDGQTFYMVVTDMVSDNGWDSNRAMVLLKSTDLVNWSHSVVNIQKRYPGQEKLKRVWAPQTIFDKEAGKYMVYFSMQYAGGPDVIYYAYANDDFTDLEGEPKPLFIPEDKNSCIDGDIVFKDGVYHLFYKTEGHGNGIKVATTRALTSGKWEEQPDYKQQTKEAVEGAGTFKLIGQDKYILMYDVYMKGAYQFTETTDLKHFKVIDHAVKMNFHPRHGTIIPITRAELKRITDKWGKPAELGELPVNPALPGFHADPEVLYSHQTQRYYIYSTTDGQPGWGGWYFTVFSSADLKDWQYEGVMLDLRSPQVPWANGNAWAPAIEEKLIDGKYKYFFYYSGNPNDDSGKKIGVAVADSPVGPFKDMGKPIVTDSPVGHGQQIDVDVFTDPVSGKSYLYWGNGYMAGAELNDDMVSIKKETLKVLTPKGGTLKDYAYREAPYVFYRQGTYYFMWSVDDTGSANYHVAYGTSDSPLGPVKVAKDPVVLIQDPSQEIYGTAHNSVVRKPGTDEWYIVYHRINKNYLDKDKGPGVHREVCIDRMEFNADGTIQRVKVSK from the coding sequence ATGAGAAACAGAATCCTGTCTTTATTGTTTTTGCTTCCGTTCATCTCGGAATCGTTGTCTGCCGCCCTGGTGGATGAAAAAGATTATGTCGCGTATTTGTTCACTTATTTCACGGGAAACCACATCAGTGAAGAGGCGGTATGTTATGGGGTAAGTATGGATGGATATACCTACTATGCCTTGAATCACAACAAACCGGTGATTGATTCGAAGATAATCAGTTCTACGGGGGGTGTGCGTGACCCTCACATTCTGAGAGGGGAAGACGGCCAGACGTTTTACATGGTGGTGACCGACATGGTTTCCGATAACGGATGGGATTCCAACCGGGCGATGGTGCTGTTGAAATCGACAGACCTGGTCAACTGGTCGCATTCGGTGGTGAACATACAGAAACGTTATCCGGGACAGGAAAAACTGAAACGGGTGTGGGCACCTCAGACTATTTTCGACAAAGAGGCAGGAAAATACATGGTCTATTTCTCCATGCAGTATGCCGGAGGACCGGACGTCATCTATTATGCGTATGCCAATGACGATTTCACGGACTTGGAAGGAGAACCGAAACCGCTTTTCATTCCGGAAGACAAGAACTCTTGCATCGACGGGGACATCGTATTCAAAGACGGGGTATATCATCTCTTCTATAAGACCGAAGGCCATGGCAACGGCATCAAGGTAGCAACTACCCGGGCGTTGACTTCCGGCAAGTGGGAAGAACAACCGGACTACAAGCAGCAGACCAAGGAAGCCGTGGAAGGTGCCGGTACGTTCAAGTTGATTGGACAGGACAAATACATTCTGATGTATGATGTGTATATGAAAGGTGCTTACCAGTTTACGGAAACCACCGACCTGAAGCATTTCAAGGTGATAGACCATGCGGTAAAGATGAACTTCCATCCGCGTCACGGTACCATCATTCCGATTACCCGTGCCGAACTGAAACGCATCACGGACAAGTGGGGTAAGCCTGCCGAGCTGGGCGAATTGCCGGTGAATCCTGCATTGCCGGGATTCCATGCCGACCCCGAAGTGCTGTATTCTCATCAGACGCAGCGTTATTACATCTATTCTACCACCGACGGACAGCCCGGATGGGGAGGATGGTATTTCACCGTATTCTCTTCTGCCGACCTGAAGGACTGGCAGTATGAAGGGGTGATGTTGGACTTGCGTTCACCGCAGGTACCATGGGCCAACGGAAATGCCTGGGCGCCGGCCATTGAGGAAAAACTGATTGACGGGAAATACAAATATTTCTTCTATTACAGCGGTAACCCGAACGACGATTCCGGTAAGAAAATCGGCGTGGCCGTAGCCGATTCTCCGGTAGGTCCTTTCAAGGATATGGGCAAACCCATTGTGACGGATTCTCCGGTAGGACATGGACAGCAAATTGATGTGGATGTGTTCACTGATCCGGTATCAGGTAAGTCTTATCTGTACTGGGGCAACGGATACATGGCCGGTGCGGAACTGAACGACGACATGGTATCCATCAAGAAGGAAACCCTGAAAGTGCTGACTCCGAAGGGAGGGACACTGAAAGATTATGCGTACCGTGAAGCTCCCTATGTGTTCTATCGTCAGGGTACTTACTACTTCATGTGGTCGGTAGATGATACGGGTTCAGCCAACTATCATGTGGCTTACGGTACGTCGGATTCTCCGCTGGGACCGGTTAAGGTGGCCAAAGACCCGGTGGTGCTGATACAGGACCCGTCACAGGAAATCTATGGGACCGCACATAATTCAGTGGTACGTAAACCGGGAACCGATGAATGGTATATCGTCTATCACCGCATCAACAAGAATTACTTGGACAAGGATAAAGGTCCGGGCGTACACCGCGAGGTATGCATCGACCGGATGGAGTTCAACGCCGACGGTACCATCCAGCGTGTGAAAGTATCCAAATAA